A single Microbacterium protaetiae DNA region contains:
- the hisG gene encoding ATP phosphoribosyltransferase, whose product MLRIAVPNKGSLADTAAEMLAEAGYAGRRDSKELHLIDPENEVEFFYLRPKDIATYVGSGALHVGITGRDLLRDARMPGAREIAALGFAHSTFRFAAPPGRFADVADLDGVRVATSYPGLVDAFLDERDIAVDLVPLDGAVESAVELGVADAIADVVETGTTLRQAGLEVFGPEILTSEAVLVAGPNDVDGTETLLRRLRGVMVARRYVLIDYDLPANLVDQAVALAPGIESPTISPLRDPEWVAVRVMSPRRSVNRVMDALYGLGARAILVTPIHAARL is encoded by the coding sequence ATGCTGCGAATAGCTGTTCCCAACAAGGGCTCGCTGGCGGACACGGCCGCCGAGATGCTCGCCGAGGCTGGCTACGCCGGTCGCCGCGACAGCAAGGAACTGCACCTGATCGACCCCGAGAACGAGGTCGAGTTCTTCTATCTGCGTCCGAAAGACATCGCCACCTACGTGGGCTCGGGAGCGCTGCACGTCGGCATCACCGGGCGCGACCTGCTGCGCGATGCGCGGATGCCCGGCGCGCGCGAGATTGCGGCGCTCGGCTTTGCGCACTCGACGTTCCGCTTCGCCGCGCCCCCCGGTCGGTTCGCCGACGTCGCCGATCTCGACGGTGTTCGTGTGGCGACCTCGTATCCGGGGCTGGTCGATGCGTTCCTCGACGAACGCGATATCGCCGTCGATCTCGTTCCGCTGGACGGGGCGGTGGAGTCGGCCGTCGAACTCGGCGTGGCCGACGCGATCGCCGACGTGGTCGAGACCGGCACCACGCTTCGGCAGGCGGGTCTCGAGGTGTTCGGTCCCGAGATCCTGACTTCCGAGGCGGTTCTCGTGGCCGGCCCGAACGATGTCGACGGTACCGAGACGCTGCTGCGTCGCCTGCGGGGCGTCATGGTCGCCCGGCGCTACGTGCTCATCGATTATGACCTGCCCGCGAACCTGGTCGACCAGGCCGTCGCGCTGGCGCCGGGCATCGAGTCGCCGACGATCTCGCCCCTGCGCGATCCGGAATGGGTGGCCGTGCGCGTGATGAGCCCGCGTCGCAGCGTCAACCGCGTGATGGATGCGCTGTACGGACTCGGGGCACGCGCGATCCTGGTGACCCCGATCCACGCCGCGAGGCTGTGA